DNA from Amorphoplanes friuliensis DSM 7358:
TCGCGGATCACCGGTGATCAGCTCCTGATCGGTGGCCGGGACTCCCTCGATGACCTGCACCTGGCCGGAGGTGAGGGCGCCGACGCGCACCGACGACTCCTTCAGGAAGCGGTAGGTCACCTCGTCCAGGTAGGCCGGACGCTCACCCCAGTACGACGGGTTGCGTTTGTAGTGCGCTTCCTGGCCGGCCGCGTACCGGTCGAGGACAAACGGGCCGGTCCCGGCGAGGTCGGGACCGCCGGCCTTGAGGTTCGCGGCGCTCTTCAGCGACTTCGGCGAGACGACGGCGCCCTGCGGGGCCGAGAGGAAGTCGAGCAGCAGCACGTCCGGTCTCGCCAGGTGGAACTTCACCGTGGCCGGATCCGCCACCTCCACACTCTCGAGGTTCTTCAGCTGGACGGCGGCCACCGCCGGGGCGTACCCGGGTGCGAGAAGTTGATCGATGTTGGCCTTCACCGCAGCGGCGTCGAACGGTGTCCCGTCGGAGAAGGTGACGCCGGTACGGAGCTTGAAGGTGTAGGTCAGGCCGTCCGGTGAGGCCTCGTAACCGGTGGCGAGCAACGGCACAAAACCGCCGTTCGTGTCGTGGGTCAGGAGGCCCTCGAAGGTGTTCCAGACCAGCAGGCGGGCCTTGGCCTGGGCGTACTGGTGGGGGTTGAAGGTGATCGGCTCGGTCTCGATCCCCCAGGTCAGGGGCCCGCCACTGACCGGCTGCCCGGCGTCGGCGGCATCGGTGGCGGTGCTCGAGCACCCGGCCAGAAGAAGAGCGGCGGTGGCGATGAGGGCAAGTCGGCGGTGCACGGCGAACTCCTGTCGCTACGGGGCGCACGGACATGCGGCGGCGCACCCCATCCGGAACGGCGGGGCGGACAAGAACGAAGGTCGGTTGCTGTCAGCGGCGACAGGACATGCCGGCGCGACGACACAGGTCGATGCTGAGTCGCCGGGTGAGGAGCACCGGTGCGGGCATACCTATTTCCTATAGCCAAAGTGGGAAATGAGCAAGCCCCTCCCGCCCGGTGAGAATCACTGCATGACCGAACAGCCCCTACCCGGCGGCCTCGACAGCGGCGGCACGGTGGTCCGGGTCGGCGACACCGTCCGGCGTCCCGGCGGCAGCAACGCCGAGCCCGTACGCCTGCTGCTCGGCCACCTGGCGCGGGCCGGGTTCACCGCCGCGCCCCGTTTCCTCGGCCTCGACTCCCGCGGCCGGGAGGTCCTCGACTTCCTGCCGGGTGATGTCGCCGTCCCGCCCTACCCGGACTGGGCCGCGGACGAGGAACTGCTGCTCAGCGTGGCCGCCCTGCAATCCGCTCTGCACTCGGCAGCGGCCGGCTTCACCCTGCCCAGCGGGATGTCCTGGGCCACCCGCACCCTCCCGCCCGGCGCCGAGGGCGAGCTGGTCTGCCACACGGATCTGTGCCTGGAGAACGTCGTCGTCCGCGACGGACGGGCCGCCGCCTTCATCGACTTCGACCTGGCCCTGCCGGTCGACCGGCTCTTCGACATCGCGGTCGCGGCCCGCCACTGGATCCCCCTGCGTGATCCGGCCGACATCACCGACGCCCGGGCCGGTACGGATCTGTCCCGCCGCTTTGCGCTGTTCGCCGACGTCCACGAGCTCAGCACCGACGACCGGCGGCGCGTGGTGGAGCTGTTGATCGGCTTCCTCGACGTGGCCCTGGCCGACATCCGCGAGAAAGCGGCGGCCGGCCACCCGGGATATGCACCGATGTGGGCGGACGGTTACGAGCCGATGAACCGCCGCTCCCGCGAGTGGCTGCTCAGCTTCCTGCCAGGCCGCGACACGGCGGCCCGATCCGGCACGTAGGGGTAGCCCTACCCCGGATCGGGGGGACCACAGGAGCGTTTTTGCAGGTGGAAATCCATATGTTCGAGCGGTGACCACAACCATCGCACCTCGCGCCGCCGCCACCGCGGTCGCGTTGCACGGCGTCAGCCGCAGTTACGGCCGGGGGTCGACCGCTGTCCGGGCCGTCGATCAGGTCGACGTGGAGTTCCGGCGCGGCACCTGGACGGCCGTCATGGGGCCGTCCGGCTCCGGCAAGTCCACGTTGCTGCACCTTGCCGCCGGTCTGGAGCGGGCCGACAGTGGACGGGTGCTGCTCGGCGACACCGACATCACGGCTGCCCGGGACGAGGAGCTCACCGCGTTGCGGCGTACCCGGATCGGGTTTGTTTTTCAGAGTTTCAACCTGATCGGGTCGCTGACCGCCGAGCAGAACGTGGCGCTGCCGTTGCGGCTGGCCCGGCGGCGGCCGGGGCGGTCCGAGGTTCGCGCGGCCCTCGCCGACGTCGGGCTCGCCGATCGGGCCCGGCACCGCCCCCGGGAGCTGTCCGGCGGGCAGCAGCAGCGCGTCGCGATCACCCGGGCCATGGTGACCCGGCCGGAGGTGCTCTTCGCCGACGAACCCACCGGCGCGCTCGACTCGACGTCCGCGCGTACGGTGCTGGACCTGCTGCGGGCGATGGCTGACAACGGCCAGAGCATCGTGATGGTCACCCACGATCCGGCTGCGGCGGCCCGGGCGGACGGTGTTCTGTTCCTGCGCGACGGCCGGCTGGTCGATCACGTCACCGGTGCGAGCGCCCGCGAGGTTGCCGACCGTCTTGTTGATCTGGAGCACTGAGATGTTGCGGATGAGCTGGTCCGGCCTGGACGAACGCTGGAAGCTGTTCGTCGGGGCCGCCCTGTCGGTGTGCCTCGGTGTCGCGCTGGTGCAGTCGTCGCTGCTCCTGCTGATCTCGGCGGCGGTGCTCGACCCGCCGCCGGGCCTGACGCCGGCCGAGCGTCTGCGTTTCTCCGACGGCGCGGACGCCTCGGTCGCGCTGCTCGGCGTGACGCTGGGTTTCTCGGTGTTCCTCGCCGTTTTCATCATCAGTTCGACGTTCGCGTTCACGGTGGCCCAGCGCCGCCGGGACCTGGCGTTGCTCCGGCTCGTCGGCGGTGGCCGGCGGCACGTGCGCCGGCTGCTGCTCGGTGAGGCGCTGCTCCTCGGCCTGGTCGGAACCGCTGCCGGGATCCCGGCCGGGATCGGGGTCATGCGGGTGCAGACCCGGCTGCTCACCGGGTTCGGCTTCGTGCCGGACGGCTTCACCGGTCAGTGGCGCGACTGGATCCTCGGTGTCTCCGGCGGGGTGGGCCTCGGGCTCGCCGTTTCCGGCGTCCTGGTCGCCGCCCGCCGGGCCGCCCGGGTACGCCCACTCGACGCCCTGCGGGAGCCCGACGCGGGCCGCGTGATGACCGCCGGTCGCTGGGTCGCGGGCCTGTTCTTCCTCGCCGGCGCGATCGCGCTGATCATCCTCGCGCCGGTCGGTGGCGCCGGCGGTGGTCAGGCCATGACGATGAACGTGTCGCTGTGCCTGGCCGTGGCGCTCACGATGTTCGGGCCGCTGCTGGTCCCGGCCGTCGCCCGCCTGCTCCCCGCCACCGGTGTGACCGGAATGCTGGCCCGGGCCAACCTCCGCGACGAGGTACGCCGCAGCGCCGCCACCGCCGCACCCCTGATCGTCCTGATCGGCATCGTCTTCGGTCAGGCCGGCGCCACCACGTCGTTCACCGCGTCCGGTGTCGCCGAGCAGCGCGCCGCCACGAACGCCGACCTGGTCGTCGAGACCACCGGCCCGGCTCCGGTCACGGGCATCCCCGGCATCGCGGCGTCGTCGACCGAGACCGAGACACCGGCGAGCGTGACCACCGGCAGCGACGACGAGCGGGAGGCGGACATCGTCTCGGCACTGGTGATCGACCCGGCCGCGTACACGGCCGCCCACCCGGGCAGCGGCGACCTCACGGCCCTGCGCGGCACGGCGGTCGCCCGCGGCCCCGGCGGCGACGGCTTCTCGGCGGGCGACACGGTGACGGTCCGCTTCGCCGACACCGACCAGCGTCTCCCGGTCGTGGCCGCGGTGCCCACGACCATGGGCGGCGGCGCGGGCCTGCTGGTCCCGGCCGGCGTGATCCCCGCCGCGCAACTCGCCGACGCGCCTTCCCGTACGTTCGTCAGCCTCGCCCCCGGCGCGGACCGGGCTGCTGTCACGGCCGCCCTGACCGCCCTCGGCCCCGTGACGGGCGTCGAGGACTGGCTCACCCGCGACGCCGAGAGCCGTACGGAGACCGGCAACAACATCATGCTGATCGTCCTCGGCCTCGGCGGCCTCTACGCCCTCATCGGTGTCGTCAACGCGGTCGTCATCGCCGCGGCGGCACGCGGCCGGGAGTTCGCGGCGGCCCGGGCGACCGGCCTGACCCGCGGCCAGGTGCTGCGGGCAGCCCTGCTCGAATCGGCAGCGGTCACCCTGATCGGCATCTTCCTGGGCACGGTGGCCGCGATCGGCACCTACGTCGCGGTCCTGACGACCACCTCGGCGGTCACGGGCGTCGCCACCCTGGACCTGCCCTGGACGCTGATGGCCGTGGTCGGCCTGGGCGCCTTCGCCGTCACCGGCCTGACCAGCATCATCACCTCCTGGTCGGCCCTGCGCCCGGCCCCGGTGTCCCTGCTCGGCGCCCGCGAATAGCCGCTCAGGCGACCGGCTGCCGGAGGATGGTGCGCAGCTTGGCCGGCTCCACCCGCCGGAAGTCACTCAGATAGATCTCGTGGTGCTTGCCGGCCATCGTCAGTCCCTGAGCCGGAATCACCTCGTCATGCATACGCCGGAGCACGTCGGCTTCCTCGTCGAAGGAGCCGACGTGCAGCGTCTGCACACACCGCCCCTCGGACAACGTCTCCAGCCGGACGTCCTGCTTCGGCCCGGCCTTCGCGACGGCGGCGTCGACCATGCTGCTGTCGATCCAGTCCGGGACCATGAGCAGCAACGTCCACTCCCATTGCGCCTTGTCCCGCCGGTCGGTGAAGGCATCCATGTCGTCCGCCCACCACAGCCCCTCCAGCGGCGGGACGACGTAATCGCGTCCGAGCTCGTTCTTGCTGGCGAACTTCACCTTGTACGCCACCGGATAGAGCGCCTCGATCGCCGCACCGAACTCCGGTGACGTGTTCGGATCACCCCGCCCGTCGACCATCAGGTACTGCCGCTCAGGCACCTCCACGACCCGGAACTTGCCGCGCGTGGCCGCGTACGAGTCAAGGGTCTTCTTGAAGTCGGTCTTCGGTGCCATCGGGCCGTCAGGGGTGGGTGATGACGAGGACCGGGCGGGCGGATCTTTTGATGAGTTCAAGGGGGACGCTGCCGAGGAGGCGTTCGGCGACGGCGGGGCGGGTGCTGGCGCCGACGACGATGAGGTCGGCTTGTTGTTCCTCGGCGAAGGCCAGGGTCCCTTCGAGGGGGCGGCCGCTGCGGACGGTCGCGTCCGCGTCGATGCCGGCGGCGGTCAGGCGCTGGGCCGCGAGGTCGGCGGATTCGCGGGCGCTCTGGACGAAGACCGTGCGGGGGGCGGGTGAGAAGCGTTCGAGTTCGACGTGGTCGACCGCCACCACGGCCACCGACGCGCCGGTCTGCCGGGCGAGGCGGGCCACCGCGTCGGTGATCCAGGGCTGATCGGTGCCGGGTTTCACGGCCAGCACGATGCGCATCTGTGTCCTCCGATGGTGGGGGTTGCGTCGATCCTCACCCGCCCGGCGCGCCGGGACAAGTCGGCACGAGCGGCGCGCGGGCGTTCGATCCCTTACCGTGAGGCCTTGGGCAGTCGATGTGGAGGTACGCGGTATGGCGGACCCTGGAACACAGGACAGCACTGAAGAGCGTGAACAACCCACCCTGAACCGGGTCATCGGGCCCGGACTCCTGCTGCTGTTCGTGGTCGGGGACATCCTCGGCACCGGGGTCTACGCCCTCACCGGCAAGGTTGCCGCGGAGGTCGGCGGGGCTGTCTGGCTGCCGTTCCTCGTCGCGTTTGTCGTCGCGCTGCTGACGGCGTTCAGTTATCTGGAACTGGTGACGAAGTATCCGCGGGCGGCCGGTGCGGCCCTGTACACCCACAAGGCGTTCGGGATCCATTTCCTGACCTTCATGGTGACCTTCGCGGTGATGTGTTCGGGGCTGACCAGTGCGTCGAGCGCGGCAAAAGCGTTTGCGGGGAACTTCGCCGAGGCGTTCGATCTGTCGCTCGGTGAGGGGCTCGGGCTGACCGCGGTCGCCGTGGGTTTCATGACGCTGATCGCCCTGGTCAACTTCCGGGGTGTCGGCGAGAGCGTCAAGGTCAACGTGCTGCTGACCTGTGTCGAGCTGACCGGTCTACTGATCGTCATCTGCATCGGCGCGTGGGCGCTCGGTGGTGGTGACGGGGACCTGTCGCGGCTGACGGAGTTCAACTCGCCGCCCGGGGAGTCCGCGTTCTTCTCGGTGACCGCGGCGACGGCGCTGGCGTTCTTCGCGATGGTCGGTTTCGAGGACTCGGTGAACATGGCCGAGGAGACCAAGGACCCGGTGCGGATCTTCCCGAAGGTGATGCTGACCGGCCTCTGCATCACCGGGCTGATCTACGTGCTGGTGGCGATCTCGGCTGTCGCGCTCGTCTCGCCGGAGGACCTGAGCGAGGGCGACGCGCCGCTGCTCAAGGTGGTGTCGGCCGGCGCACCCGGCTTCCCGCTGACGATCTTCGCGTTCATCACGATGTTCGCGGTGGCCAACTCGGCCCTGATCAACATGTTGATGGCGAGCCGGCTGCTCTACGGCATGGCCAACGAGCGTGTCCTGCCGAAGATCCTGGGCAAGGTGCACCGGACCCGGCGTACGCCGTGGGTCGGGATCATCTTCACGACGCTGATCGCGTTCGGGCTGATCTGGTTCGCCGATCTGACCGCTCTCGGCGGGACGACGGCGTTGCTGCTGCTCTGCGTCTTCACCATCGTCAACGTCGCGGTGCTGGTGCTGCGGCGTGACCGGGTCGAGCACAAGCACTTCAAGGCGCCCACGGCCATCCCGGTGATCGGCGCGGTCGCCTGTGCCTACCTGGCCAGTCCGCTCTCGGGCCGGGCCACCGCCGATTACAAGGTCGCCGGCATTCTGCTCGTCGTCGGTGTGGTCCTGTGGGCCATCACCTACTTCACCCGGAGGCGGCACACTGCCTGAGCTCACTTCTCTCGCCGCCCGCAACAACGCCGACTGGTGCGATCTGGTCTGCCGTGCCGCCGGGGTGCCGACGCGGTTCGAGCCGGACCGCTGGCTGGCCCTGCGCCGGTCCCCGCCGTTCTATCCGGACGCCGTCTCGCTGACCGAGCGCCCGCGGGACATCCTGGCCGGGATCGACCTGTCGCCGGGCTGCTCGGTCAAGGACAGCTTCGCCACCCTCGACCTGGCCCCGGCCGGGTTCGAGGTCCTGTTCGACGCCGAGTGGATCTACCGCGAGCCGGTCGAGTCGCCGGGTCCGAGCCGCTACCCGCGGACGGATCGTCCGGTCGTCGAGGTGGAGGGGGCGATCGGCAATCTCAGTGACGGCTGTGTCGGCATCTCGAACGTGCGCGGCGACGACGTCTGGGAGGACGCCGTCGCCGCGATCTCCGCGCACTTCCCCGGTCTGCCGCTGGTCGGTTACGAGACCGCCGACACCCTCCCGGCGGCGCACGCGGCCGGTTTCCGGAGCATCGGCCCGCTGCGCATCTGGATGATCCCGGAGTCAGCCGATCCGGCGGAAGGGTGACGTCCCGAACCGGGCGGCCAGGGCTTCCTTGAGGCCGCCCGGCAGGGCCTTGCTCTCCCGTTCGGTGCGCAGGACCACGTGCTGCGCGGCGGCGTCGCGGTCCCAGGCCTTCAGACATTCCTCCGGTACGAGGTTGGCCGCGGCCACGATCGCCCCCGCGGCGCCGAGCCAGCCCGCGTACCCGAGCAGTGCCGACGCTCCGGTGTAGACGGTGAGGGAACCGCCGAGGCCGAGCTCGTGGCCCAGGCGGACCGGGTCGCCGCTGGAGTCCTTGACCCCGGCGACGCCCAGCCCGGTGAGGGCGTCGACCGGCACCGGCCCGCCTGCGACACCCGGGTAGTGGTAGGCCAGCACCGGCGCCCCCGCGGCTGCTTCCGCGACCCGCCGGTAGTACTCGGTGAGCGATCCGCCGAGCCGTGGCGGCGCGACCAGGACGGCGTCGGCACCCGCTTCCATGGCCGCGGCGACCCGGATCGCGGCGGGCTGCCACCACTCCCCCGACGCACCCGCGATGACCGGCACTCCCGGGCACGCCTCGCGGACCGCCGAGACCAGGTCCACCCGTTCGGCGTCGGTCAGCGTGCTCGCCTCACCGGTGCTGCCGTTGACCAGGACACCCTTGATGCCGGCGGCGACGAGCCGGGCGGCATGCTGCGCGGTCTGTTTCGCCTCGACGGCGCCCGTGTGGTCGAAGAGGTTGACGAGTGCGACGGCGGGGCCGGTCCAGAGCGGTCGAGTCACCATGCTCCCAGCCTCCCGCAGCGGCCCGCCCGGCGCCAAAGGTCAGCTCAGATTGGCCGCCGCCCACTCCCGCAGACCGGTCGTGACCAGCCCGTACGCGTGAGCGTGCTCCGGACGCGCCGGACTGCCGACCACGTCGGTCCACTCGTGCATCGGCACCATCATGGGCAGCATGCCCCGCGCCACGGCCTCCTCCGGGGTGTAGACGGGCGCGGTGATGTCGCGGCCGAGCACGTCGGTGAGGATCGCCGCGACCTCGGTCATGGTGAGCCGGTCACCGGCGAGCTCGAGGTCGACGCCGTGGAAACGTGCCGGATCAGCGAAGGCCGCCGCTCCCGCCGCACCGATGTCCTGCACCGCGACCCAGCTCTGCCGGGTGTCAGCCCGGAACGCGGTCACGAAGCCGTCCCGCTCCCAGTTGCCGAACATGTACGACCACCCGATGAGGTTCTCCATGAACGTCGACGGCTTCAGCACCGTCCAGGTCTCGAAGCCGGCACCCCGGACCGCCTCGTCGATCGCGGCCTTGCTCTCCCAGTAGTGCGTCTGCGGCCAGCGTCCCTCGGTCCAGCCGGGTGCGCTGCGGTGGTACTCACCGGCACCGGACACCGACGTGTGCACGAACTGCCGGACCCCGGTGGCCCGCGCGGCCGCGACCAGGTTGCGACCGCGGACGACCTCGGCGTCGGAGGCCAGGTTGTCGAGGTCCGCGATCTGGATCGAGAACACACCCCGGACACCGGTCGCGGCGACCTCCAGGGATGCGGGGTCGTTCAGGTCCGCGACGACGAGATCGGCCCCGAGCGTGGTGAGCGCCTTCGCGGGCTCGGTCTGCGGATCACGGACGAGGGCCCGGACGGGTGTTCCCGCTGCCAGCAGGGCCCGGGCGACCGCGCCGCCCTGCTTGCCGGTGGCGCCGGTGAC
Protein-coding regions in this window:
- a CDS encoding phosphotransferase, which produces MTEQPLPGGLDSGGTVVRVGDTVRRPGGSNAEPVRLLLGHLARAGFTAAPRFLGLDSRGREVLDFLPGDVAVPPYPDWAADEELLLSVAALQSALHSAAAGFTLPSGMSWATRTLPPGAEGELVCHTDLCLENVVVRDGRAAAFIDFDLALPVDRLFDIAVAARHWIPLRDPADITDARAGTDLSRRFALFADVHELSTDDRRRVVELLIGFLDVALADIREKAAAGHPGYAPMWADGYEPMNRRSREWLLSFLPGRDTAARSGT
- a CDS encoding ABC transporter ATP-binding protein, which encodes MTTTIAPRAAATAVALHGVSRSYGRGSTAVRAVDQVDVEFRRGTWTAVMGPSGSGKSTLLHLAAGLERADSGRVLLGDTDITAARDEELTALRRTRIGFVFQSFNLIGSLTAEQNVALPLRLARRRPGRSEVRAALADVGLADRARHRPRELSGGQQQRVAITRAMVTRPEVLFADEPTGALDSTSARTVLDLLRAMADNGQSIVMVTHDPAAAARADGVLFLRDGRLVDHVTGASAREVADRLVDLEH
- a CDS encoding universal stress protein; the protein is MRIVLAVKPGTDQPWITDAVARLARQTGASVAVVAVDHVELERFSPAPRTVFVQSARESADLAAQRLTAAGIDADATVRSGRPLEGTLAFAEEQQADLIVVGASTRPAVAERLLGSVPLELIKRSARPVLVITHP
- a CDS encoding NmrA/HSCARG family protein, yielding MEPVLVTGATGKQGGAVARALLAAGTPVRALVRDPQTEPAKALTTLGADLVVADLNDPASLEVAATGVRGVFSIQIADLDNLASDAEVVRGRNLVAAARATGVRQFVHTSVSGAGEYHRSAPGWTEGRWPQTHYWESKAAIDEAVRGAGFETWTVLKPSTFMENLIGWSYMFGNWERDGFVTAFRADTRQSWVAVQDIGAAGAAAFADPARFHGVDLELAGDRLTMTEVAAILTDVLGRDITAPVYTPEEAVARGMLPMMVPMHEWTDVVGSPARPEHAHAYGLVTTGLREWAAANLS
- a CDS encoding ABC transporter substrate-binding protein: MHRRLALIATAALLLAGCSSTATDAADAGQPVSGGPLTWGIETEPITFNPHQYAQAKARLLVWNTFEGLLTHDTNGGFVPLLATGYEASPDGLTYTFKLRTGVTFSDGTPFDAAAVKANIDQLLAPGYAPAVAAVQLKNLESVEVADPATVKFHLARPDVLLLDFLSAPQGAVVSPKSLKSAANLKAGGPDLAGTGPFVLDRYAAGQEAHYKRNPSYWGERPAYLDEVTYRFLKESSVRVGALTSGQVQVIEGVPATDQELITGDPRLSLTRGLNSGSAYSYYLNVSRAPFDDLKVREAFRDAFDVDTALKAVYRGTATRAWSVISPTSPLYDKSLEGSYGNNPARANQLLDEAGWTQRDADGFRTKDGKRLTVRLVQNAPFVRDRRDILAQTVQAAVKQSAGIDLKVSLVDQGTATKALEDNEYEVFDNSRADTDAGAALGLLLHSAGAINRTGAKDPALDRLLDEGQATADAGKRLATYRAIQQQVVADQAVVLPLYAPSDQIAAARTVGGLSFEPTAGVPNSAYNVWISR
- a CDS encoding GyrI-like domain-containing protein translates to MAPKTDFKKTLDSYAATRGKFRVVEVPERQYLMVDGRGDPNTSPEFGAAIEALYPVAYKVKFASKNELGRDYVVPPLEGLWWADDMDAFTDRRDKAQWEWTLLLMVPDWIDSSMVDAAVAKAGPKQDVRLETLSEGRCVQTLHVGSFDEEADVLRRMHDEVIPAQGLTMAGKHHEIYLSDFRRVEPAKLRTILRQPVA
- a CDS encoding ABC transporter permease — protein: MSWSGLDERWKLFVGAALSVCLGVALVQSSLLLLISAAVLDPPPGLTPAERLRFSDGADASVALLGVTLGFSVFLAVFIISSTFAFTVAQRRRDLALLRLVGGGRRHVRRLLLGEALLLGLVGTAAGIPAGIGVMRVQTRLLTGFGFVPDGFTGQWRDWILGVSGGVGLGLAVSGVLVAARRAARVRPLDALREPDAGRVMTAGRWVAGLFFLAGAIALIILAPVGGAGGGQAMTMNVSLCLAVALTMFGPLLVPAVARLLPATGVTGMLARANLRDEVRRSAATAAPLIVLIGIVFGQAGATTSFTASGVAEQRAATNADLVVETTGPAPVTGIPGIAASSTETETPASVTTGSDDEREADIVSALVIDPAAYTAAHPGSGDLTALRGTAVARGPGGDGFSAGDTVTVRFADTDQRLPVVAAVPTTMGGGAGLLVPAGVIPAAQLADAPSRTFVSLAPGADRAAVTAALTALGPVTGVEDWLTRDAESRTETGNNIMLIVLGLGGLYALIGVVNAVVIAAAARGREFAAARATGLTRGQVLRAALLESAAVTLIGIFLGTVAAIGTYVAVLTTTSAVTGVATLDLPWTLMAVVGLGAFAVTGLTSIITSWSALRPAPVSLLGARE
- a CDS encoding dihydrodipicolinate synthase family protein, which codes for MVTRPLWTGPAVALVNLFDHTGAVEAKQTAQHAARLVAAGIKGVLVNGSTGEASTLTDAERVDLVSAVREACPGVPVIAGASGEWWQPAAIRVAAAMEAGADAVLVAPPRLGGSLTEYYRRVAEAAAGAPVLAYHYPGVAGGPVPVDALTGLGVAGVKDSSGDPVRLGHELGLGGSLTVYTGASALLGYAGWLGAAGAIVAAANLVPEECLKAWDRDAAAQHVVLRTERESKALPGGLKEALAARFGTSPFRRIG
- a CDS encoding APC family permease, which gives rise to MADPGTQDSTEEREQPTLNRVIGPGLLLLFVVGDILGTGVYALTGKVAAEVGGAVWLPFLVAFVVALLTAFSYLELVTKYPRAAGAALYTHKAFGIHFLTFMVTFAVMCSGLTSASSAAKAFAGNFAEAFDLSLGEGLGLTAVAVGFMTLIALVNFRGVGESVKVNVLLTCVELTGLLIVICIGAWALGGGDGDLSRLTEFNSPPGESAFFSVTAATALAFFAMVGFEDSVNMAEETKDPVRIFPKVMLTGLCITGLIYVLVAISAVALVSPEDLSEGDAPLLKVVSAGAPGFPLTIFAFITMFAVANSALINMLMASRLLYGMANERVLPKILGKVHRTRRTPWVGIIFTTLIAFGLIWFADLTALGGTTALLLLCVFTIVNVAVLVLRRDRVEHKHFKAPTAIPVIGAVACAYLASPLSGRATADYKVAGILLVVGVVLWAITYFTRRRHTA